One Brassica napus cultivar Da-Ae chromosome C4, Da-Ae, whole genome shotgun sequence genomic region harbors:
- the LOC106394676 gene encoding cyclin-dependent protein kinase inhibitor SMR11 isoform X2, whose protein sequence is MDQEGDPCALEKASLEPKAPTAADPDSVSPFDSDPSLSEEEDLLTDEEIIESVYQSLLLIILSAEIWCFDYCKTPPPSRVAETVPDTCPGAPMKLAKISRSIDSGGLRRKLF, encoded by the coding sequence ATGGACCAAGAAGGAGATCCATGTGCTCTGGAGAAGGCTTCTTTAGAGCCTAAAGCTCCAACCGCTGCTGACCCAGATTCGGTTTCTCCATTTGATTCAGACCCTTCTCTGTCTGAAGAAGAAGACCTGCTAACCGATGAAGAAATCATCGAGTCTGTCTATCAGAGTCTCTTGTTAATCATTCTCTCAGCTGagatttggtgttttgattattGCAAGACACCTCCTCCTTCGCGGGTTGCAGAAACTGTTCCGGATACTTGTCCCGGAGCTCCAATGAAGCTCGCTAAGATATCAAGGTCCATCGATTCTGGAGGACTGAGAAGGAAACTCTTCTGA
- the LOC106394676 gene encoding cyclin-dependent protein kinase inhibitor SMR11 isoform X1: MKQVLKERRQIYNIKTKLVPFLNIERYIFISFSHLNLHNINAKKSLKMAQTKNLLSHSQTLSLSLTDLVNPMDQEGDPCALEKASLEPKAPTAADPDSVSPFDSDPSLSEEEDLLTDEEIIESVYQSLLLIILSAEIWCFDYCKTPPPSRVAETVPDTCPGAPMKLAKISRSIDSGGLRRKLF, translated from the exons atgaaacaggTGTTAAAGGAGAGACGTCAGatctataatattaaaacaaaattggtCCCATTTCTAAATATCGAACGGTATATattcatctctttctctcatcTCAATTTGCATAATATAAATGCAAAAAAATCCCTAAAAATGGCGCAAACAAAAAACCTACTCAGCCATTCtcagactctctctctctctctcacag ATCTCGTGAATCCAATGGACCAAGAAGGAGATCCATGTGCTCTGGAGAAGGCTTCTTTAGAGCCTAAAGCTCCAACCGCTGCTGACCCAGATTCGGTTTCTCCATTTGATTCAGACCCTTCTCTGTCTGAAGAAGAAGACCTGCTAACCGATGAAGAAATCATCGAGTCTGTCTATCAGAGTCTCTTGTTAATCATTCTCTCAGCTGagatttggtgttttgattattGCAAGACACCTCCTCCTTCGCGGGTTGCAGAAACTGTTCCGGATACTTGTCCCGGAGCTCCAATGAAGCTCGCTAAGATATCAAGGTCCATCGATTCTGGAGGACTGAGAAGGAAACTCTTCTGA
- the LOC106396537 gene encoding protein ENHANCED DISEASE RESISTANCE 2-like: MGENESEAKMEGWLYIIRSNRFGLHFSKKRYFILGDHLLKSFKSISDSKTKDGGRSAVIDSCIRVTDNGRESVHRKAFFIFTLYNTSNHNDQLKLGASSPEDAARWINLIKEEALKGSSNPGDVFSCSRSRWDSLRLSSSVREHHSNSIDWTLRSSARVDPVTTTDVVAPSPWTIFGCQNGLRLFKEAKERDSLGRWDDHPAIMAVGVVDGTSENIFQTLLSLGPSRSEWDFCFFQGSVVEHLDGHTDIIHKQLYSDWLPWGMKRRDFSLRRYWRREDDGTYVILYHSVFHKKCPPQKGYIRACLKSGGYVISPIDNGKQSVVKHMLAVDWKSWRSYVKPSLARSITVKMLGRISALRELFRAKHGSFPSSGELSRSARLNQNEESGFGESSSLTECEMYKDPANEERDKFPSERSSLVDLNDGVDEFFDVPEPSDNDHLDDNWASDFDSDTYSQDTRQPKLNSASSLVRKIHDLAVQKRGYVDLHERAREESSTPCCYGTTLPTDPTCALPCSWTTTDPSTFLIRGKTYLSDQKKVTAKGTLMQMVAADWLKSDKREDDLGSRPGGIVQKYAAKGGPEFFFIVNIQVPGSTTYSLVLYYMMSTPIEEHPLLVSFVNGDDAYRNSRFKLIPYISKGSWIVKQSVGKKACLVGQALEINYFRGKNYIELGVDIGSSTVARGVVSLVLGYLNKLVIEMAFLVQANTEEELPEYLLGTCRLNHLDASKSVPVVTQS, encoded by the exons ATGGGTGAAAACGAGAGCGAGGCGAAGATGGAAGGTTGGTTGTATATAATCAGATCCAACAGATTCGGTTTGCATTTCTCCAAAAAACGTTACTTTATCCTCGGAGACCATCTTCTCAAGAGCTTCAAGTCCATCTCCGATTCCAAAACCAAG GATGGTGGAAGAAGTGCGGTGATAGATTCGTGTATACGTGTTACTGACAATGGAAGGGAAAGTGTTCATAGAAAA GCATTCTTCATTTTTACACTGTACAACACTTCAAATCACAATGATCAACTCAAG TTAGGAGCAAGCAGTCCTGAGGATGCAGCTAGGTGGATCAATTTGATTAAAGAGGAAGCTTTAAAG GGTTCCTCTAATCCAGGAGATGTTTTTAGTTGTTCCAGGAGCCGATGGGATTCTCTAAG ACTGAGTAGCTCGGTTCGGGAACATCACTCAAATTCTATTGACTGGACGCTTCGGTCTTCTGCAAGAGTGGATCCTGTTACCACCACTGATGTTGTTGCGCCTTCTCCGTGGACAATATTCGGTTGTCAGAATG GTCTTCGTCTTTTTAAAGAGGCAAAAGAGAGAGATTCTCTTGGAAGG TGGGATGACCATCCGGCTATCATGGCTGTTGGGGTTGTTGATGGAACTTCAGAAAACATTTTCCAAACACTTCTCTCTCTTGGACCCTCAAGATCAGA ATGGGATTTCTGTTTTTTCCAAGGCAGTGTGGTCGAGCATCTTGATGGTCACACTGATATAATTCACAAACAGCTATACAGCGATTGGTTACCTTG GGGGATGAAAAGAAGAGACTTTTCGCTGCGGCGTTATTGGAGAAGGGAAGATGATGGGACATATG TGATTCTCTATCATTCTGTATTTCACAAGAAGTGTCCACCTCAGAAAGGCTATATCCGTGCGTGCCTTAAAA GTGGCGGTTATGTGATTTCTCCCATAGACAACGGGAAACAGTCAGTTGTGAAGCACATGCTTGCTGTTGATTGGAAGTCCTGGAGATCTTATGTGAAACCATCTCTAGCTAGATCTATTACTGTGAAAATGCTTGGAAGAATCTCAG CCCTTAGAGAGCTGTTTAGGGCGAAACATGGAAGCTTTCCTTCATCAGGGGAGTTGTCAAGAAGTGCAAGACTGAATCAAAACGAAGAGAGTGGCTTTGGTGAATCTTCTTCTCTGACAGAATGCGAAATGTACAAGGACCCCGCTAATGAAGAGAGAGACAAATTCCCCTCAGAGCGCTCTAGCCTTGTGGACTTGAACGATGGAGTGGATGAGTTTTTCGACGTTCCTGAACCATCGGATAATGACCACTTGGATGACAACTGGGCCTCGGATTTTGACTCGGATACATACTCTCAG GACACCCGCCAGCCAAAACTAAACAGCGCTTCGAGTTTAGTGAGAAAAATACACGATCTTGCAG TTCAAAAGAGGGGTTATGTTGACCTGCACGAGAGGGCGAGGGAAGAGAGTAGCACGCCTTGCTGTTATGGAACCACGCTTCCAACTGATCCTACTTGTGCCTTGCCTTGTAGCTGGACAACAACTGATCCTTCTACTTTTCTCATTCGAGGAAAGACTTATCTTTCAGACCAGAAGAAA GTCACGGCAAAGGGTACACTGATGCAAATGGTGGCTGCAGACTGGCTAAAGTCTGACAAGCGGGAGGATGATTTGGGCTCCCGTCCTGGTGGCATAGTTCAG aaataTGCAGCAAAAGGTGGACCAGAGTTCTTTTTCATCGTGAATATACAG GTTCCAGGATCGACAACGTACAGCCTTGTGCTTTATTACATGATGAGCACTCCAATTGAAGAGCATCCTTTGCTAGTTAGCTTTGTTAATGGGGATGACGCATATAGGAACTCACGGTTCAAGCTCATTCCTTACATATCCAAG GGCTCTTGGATAGTTAAGCAGAGTGTGGGAAAGAAAGCATGCCTTGTTGGTCAAGCTCTGGAGATCAATTACTTCAGGGGAAAGAACTACATTGAG CTGGGCGTTGATATTGGGTCATCAACGGTTGCGAGAGGTGTTGTGAGTCTTGTTCTTGGTTACCTCAACAAACTCGTGATTGAAATGGCATTCTTGGTTCAG GCAAATACCGAAGAGGAGCTCCCGGAATATCTTCTTGGAACATGTCGGTTAAACCATCTAGATGCATCTAAATCAGTTCCAGTTGTTACACAGTCCTAG